GGCGAGCGAGTGCCGCGTGCAAAAGACGCTCATACTCGTCGAGCAGTTGTGCGAGCGGCTTGTGCTCCGGATTGGCCACAAGCCTTCCCATGGCTCTGAGGTGTTTTTGACTATAGCCCATGAGGAGGAGCTTGTGCTGGCTGTGGTAATCCACGAGTCGACCCATTTTGCCCTCCGTCCTGACCTCATGAAACCGGGCGGTGGCGAATAAATGGGTGAGGAAGTGCTCTCGAATGCGAAAGTTGCTGAGTCGTCCTTCATCCTCTACTGGTAAGTGACCGAAACGTGCCAACACCGCCGCGCCAAAGATGCCACTCCCCTTGTGCGAGACAGCTGCGTTGTCCGTGCCCGCAAAGATTTTTGTGTCCTTGATTCCGCAAGAAGGTGAACGACCCTTCAGAATGAAGCCATGCACTCGCCCTTGCTGCGCGACGAGGAATGCTGAGGCAAAATGTTCCATCTTCTCTGTCACATCCAGACCTGTGGCCGGCTGGACAAGCCGTAGCATATTTTTGTGCTTGACCACGCGAATGGGCTCTCGCGGAACCCCCAGGCCAATTTCCACCTCGGGGCAGACGGGAACATAGCGGACAAAAGGCGCCAGCTTTTCGACGAACTCGCTGGGGATAGTCACGCCGTTGTACCGGCACGGGGCAAATCCCAGGCACTTGCTTACCACCACGACCGGCTTTTCATCCATCCGCATGGCTCGGCGCCCAGGGTTCAACGGTTCAGGTATACGATGGAAGCATTCAGGACCGCCGCGTAACTCACCCAGAGGAGATATGGCATAAGCAAGATGCCGCTCACCGGCAGGATGCGCCAAAATGCGAGAAGCGTGGCCAGGAGCGTCCCCCACAGCAGGAGGATGTCCACCAGCGCCACAGCGGGAGAACGGAGCCCGAAGAAGAAGAGGGACCAAAGCACATTGAACACGAGTTGGACCAGGAAAAGAACCGTAGCAGCGTTGCTCCCAGGACTTTTGTGCCAGATCATAGCTATGGCGATGCCCATCAACACATACAACACCGTCCACACGGGGCCAAAAAGCCAGGACGGTGGCGTGAAGACCGGCTTAGCCAGCGTCGGGTACCAGTTCTGCACGGCGCTCCTGGTAAAAACACCTCCGACAATTCCTGCCAACAGGCAGACTCCGACGCCCACTACCAGCCTCAGAAAGAACGACTTTGAGAATTCCACTGTCTCCTCCTATGCCTTGAGAAACCCCACGGACCCAGTGAACAGCAGCCCTCGCTGCTGCCTGACAGGATCTTGTCCTCGGGTTGGACTTGCGAGTCCGGGTGATTTTTGCCAGTCGGGCCAAATTTACGCCAGAGAACTTGAAGTTGCAAGCGCTCTTTATGCTCCGGGTGGCCACGGATGAGAAAGTAGTGCAGGTGGCAACGGACGCAATGTGGTGAGAAGCTTCTAAGGGAGCACCACCAAGGTAATGTCAAAGGTCACCCTTCCTGAACTCGGCACAGAGGCGTTAGGCGCCGAAGGAATAGTCCCTTGTGTGCCGTAGAAACCGACGTAGTCACCACTTGTGGGAGCAGAAAGCGGGGTACTCACCACCCACACAACCGCATAGACGTAGTAGGTCCCGGCAGGAACATCTTTCATTTCGTACGTCACCCTCAGGCCTGTGCCACAGGTCCCGGTAATTACTTTCGCAAAACCGTTCGCGCTGCTGGTGTCGCTATCCACCGCCACCGCATACCACTTCCCCGGAGCCTCGGCAGGCAGAGTCAAAGTCCCAGTCACGTTTACGCCTACATCCTTCTCTGCCTGCGGCTCTGTAGAGTTCTTGCCGCAGGCAACCAGGGTGAGTAGGCTGCCCAAGAGCACGAGCCAAAGGAGCCACAGAAGGCACGTAGCACGAAGAGTCAAAATCTGTCGGGTGCTGAAGCCCCGGAAAAACCGCCGCTGCAAAACAGTGCCCTCATTCATGGTGTGTTCCTATCATCCTTTCTTTTCCGTCTCGTTTTGGGACAAGAATAACTCCGTCGCTATCGTATTCGCACGTAAGCACCAAGCCGAATCTGGTCCGCAGTACCATCGCGGTTTCCCCCGGGTGATACAGGCAATGAATCTGGAGCGAGGTTTTCGCCCACCAATACACCTTGGCCCCGCTCACCAGTCACAACCGAGCCATGGCGGCCATGAGGGTTCGTCTCGCAACCAGCTCCAATTTGTGCACAATAGCTTCTACATCGGCCTCGCTGTTCCAGACGTGGAAAGAAAACCGCAACATGGGCGGCGCCGTCAAATGCTCCGCATATGCGGCCGGTACGCGATTGATGAGAGCACAATGGACCCCTTCTGCCAGCAGGTCATCGTGCAAACGGTCCAGCACGGCCGCGCCAGAGGCAAAACCTTGCGGGACAAGCGAAACGATGGCGGTCCGCCCCTCACACTGAGGGCTAGGGTACACCCGGAACAAACCCTGTAGTCTTTCCACGCAACGCGTGCGGAATTCCTCGGCAAGGGCGCAGACGTAGCGGAACGCGCGCGCCATCGTGTCGCGATCCATAAAAGGACGCAGGCTGTCGCCCAGGGCCGCCAACGCAAAGGCCACGGCGCCACTCCTGGAGCCCTTGTCTTGATTTAACCGTGGATGGACCGCGAAGGGCGAAGAGGCATCGCGCGCAATAATCTGCAGGTGTTCCGGCGCGCGAACGTAGAGGAATCCGGTCTGGTCTGGGCCCACCAGCCACTTGTGCGCATCGCCAGCGTAAAAGTCGCATCCCAGCTCTTGGACCGCGACGGGCACATGACCAACCGCTTGCGCCCCGTCCACCAACACCAATACATCCGGGCGCCCCGCCTTGACGCGCGCGCAGATATCCGCAATTGGCAGCGCTACACCCGTGTTGTAGCAGACATGGCTCAGAAGCAGGAGACGCGTATCCTCGTGCACCCGCCCTATGATCTCATCAATTATGCCCTGGCTGGTGGTCTTCTCGGCAACGCGTGCCACATCGGCATGATAGCGGGGCGGAGCAACTTTGCTGTAGATGCCATAGAACTCGCAGTCGGTGACTAAGATACGGGCACCATAGGGCACAATCTGGTGGGCGAACAGCACGTCCTTGAGTGCTGCTTCCGAGCCGGTGGTGAACACCACGTGCGCTGGATCAGGGCAGCCGATGAAGGCGCTCAGGCTGTTTCGGGACTGTGCTACTGCCAAGCGAAGCGCGCGCATGCAGGCCTTCGGGTCGTCCTCGTACAGGTGCTGCCACTTTCGGTACCTGTTCTCCACGCCGAGCACATCAGCCCGCACGCGCTCAGCGCCAGCCCAGTTGACGTACACCTTGCTCCGATCCGAGAGCCAGGGCAGAGAGGTCAATTCCGAAGGAGGTTTGAGCATGGCCGTCGTCTCAGTTGCCAATCACTCTGCTGATTTCGCGCACGATCCTCTCGCTGGTAGTGGGCTTGGTGACGATGCCGTCAGCCAATCCCCGCTCCAGAGCCTCACGGATTGCCTCATCGTCCTGGCGGAAAATGGTCAGTAGCAGCACCTTCATGCGCCCTTCCCTGCGCCGGGGGTGCTGGCGGAGTTGCTCGGCAATAGCCAGACCCTCGTGGATGTTGGTTTCGCTCATCACGTCCAGCAACAACACGTCAGGCAGATGAGCGTCTACAGTGCGCAGCGCCTCCTGGCGGTCAAGTGGGCAAGAGGCCACCTCGAAGCCGGCCTCGCGCAGGTCGGCACAGATGCCTTGCCGCAGGAATTCGACGTCCTCGGCGTACAGTACCTTAGTCATTGCTCGATGCTCCTCCCAGCGCGTAGGAGGGGAAAACCACCGTGAAGGTAGTCCCCCTTCCGGGTGCGCTCTCTACATTGATGTGTCCGCCGTGGGCATGCACAATGTGGCGCGCCAGCGACAGGCCCAAACCGGCCCCGCTTGGATGAAGCCGCGCAAAGCGCCTGCCGCGGTAACCCTGGTCAAAGATCTTGGGCAGTTCCTCCGGCGCGATGCCACACCCGTTATCGGCGCAGGTGACCACAACGCCACCGTTCTCACGCGCAGCGGTCAGACGAATGCGTCCGGTGTGCTCTTCCACGGCGAAGATGGCATTCTCCAGCAACGTGCTGAACAAGAACTCCAGATCGTCAGGGCGCCCCCAGAGCGCGGCGCCTCCGGTGCGCACACGCACGTCCACAGCGACCTTTTTGTGCTCCAATAGCGGCTTTTTTCCCTGTACCACTTGGCGCAAGAGCTTGCGTAGATCAACCTGCTTCTTTTCCGTCACCGCAAGCCACTGGCTGTCCCCCAACGCCAAACCGCGCATGGACTGCAGCGTGTACTCTTCCACCTGTCGGATGGCGGAAACAATTTGGCGGTACGACTTTTCCCTGTCGCGGTTAGCACGCAGGTTCTCCGCCGCGGTAAGGACGATCTGATATGGCATCAACGTCTTGTGCAACGCAATCTTCTTCTCCTCGGCAATTTTCCGCAGGGCGTAGCGCAAGAACAGGTTCTGCAGCTTGATGATGTTTTTGAGAATGAGGAAACTACTCAACTCCTCAGCCGAAAATCGCCGCCAGTCCTGTTCGGCCAGCCTAGTGTAACGTCGCACAAGAAGGTCAAAGTTGAAGCTTAGGCTAATCTCGCCCATGAGGATATCGGCAATCACCTGCGCGAGAAACTCGGTCGAGGCGATCAGGCCGCGAATATTTTCCTCGGTAAAAACCGGGACGTTGTTGCGGATCTCCTCCTCGATCTCCGCCCGCGGCAAGCCAAAATCATCAACCACAGCGAAGAAGCGCTCCGAAAGGTGCGGGCGTTCCACCGTGAGAAACTCGCCGATGGAGATCAGCCCCACCACTCGATCATAGACGACGATGGGAACCATGAAGCACGTAAAGCCAGACCAACACACATACCGCTGTGGGCGAGAAGTCTGGATCACCATCCGGGCGTACTTCAGATCGTCCACGTCGCAAAACCGCCGGCGGATCTTTACGTTGTTGAAGAGATAGTACTTGCAGATTCGATGGCAGAAATGCCGTTCCGTGATCTGGTTGGCGTCGCTATCCCATACTGCCGTCGAGCAGCGCGTGGTGGCTGTGTTCTCTTCGCAGATATCATTGAGCTTATCAATGATGTCCTGCTCCTTGAGGCGGGCGGTGAAAATGTCCTCATGCATCGCCTTCCACCCCCTGCAGGTATCTATTGAAGATCATCCTGCTGATGCCCAACGCGGCTGCTGCCTTGGACTTGTTGCCATGAAAGCGCTCCAAGGCCGCTTTGCAATAGGCTTGCCTCACCTCGGCAACCACCTGGCGCAAAGGACGGGTCTCGCTGCGGAAATCCCATGTGCCGCGTGCTTTTCCCGCCACCGGCTCAAGCCGAAGGTCTTTCTCATCGATCACCGTGCTGGAAGCCAGCGTAATGGTCCGCTCCAGCAGGTTTTCCAATTCGCGCACATTCCCCACCCACGGATACGCCTGCAGACGAGCAATAGCCCTGGGGGTAAGAACGTAGCGAATGCCCAGGCGACTGCTGAACCGGGTGAGAATGTGCTCCACCAAGTCGGGAATGTCCTCCGGCCGCTCGCGCAGAGGCGGAATGTAGATGGGAATCACATTCAGGCGGTAGAACAGGTCGCGCCGGAACAGACCTTTTTCGATCAGTTCTTCCAAGCTCTGATTGGTGGCGCTGATGACACGGATATCGGTCTTTATCTTCTCATTTCCGCCCACGCGCGTGAACTCTCCCTCTTGAAGCACACGCAGCATCTTGACCTGCATGGCCAACGAGGTATCGCCGATCTCATCCAGGAACAGAGTCCCGCCGTTGGCCAGTTCGAACTTGCCGATTTTCTGGCTGATGGCGCCGGTGAACGACCCCTTCTCGTGGCCGAAAAGCTCGCTCTCAAGAAGCGTCTCCGGAAGCGCCGCGCAGTTCACGTCCACGAAAACCTTGCCTCGACGCCGACTGCGGTCATGGATTAGCCGAGCGATGAGCTCTTTGCCGGTGCCCGATTCGCCGCGGATGAGCACGTTGGCCTCTGACTGCGCAACCTTTTCCACCATGTCGCGCACCGCAGCCATAGCGGCCGATTCTCCCCATACGATCTCGCGCTCCACTCTGGTTCGCGCAAAAAGCTCGAGCACCCGGTTGACCAGGCTCTCGATGAGATCGAGTTCGAAGGTATTGAGGATGCGTTCGTCGGCGCAGCCAAAAAAGAGGACGCCATAGTCCCCATTCCCCGTGCTGCTTTGTAACCGAACGGCTAGCCCTGAGCCAAGGCCAGGATGCTCTGCGAGGGTACGGTAGGGGCTGGCGTGGATTTGATTGAGGCGCACATAGCGCTCGCCGGGGTGGGTCTCCAACTGCGTACTAATCAGCTGCACTAGCTCTCGCCCCACTTCAGTCGTGCTGGGAGCACGGAATCCGCGGGGGCGCGGTCGGCCATCGCTGCATTCCAAGACCGAGCCCCGACGCTCCAGGAAGACAATGAACTTGTACCGCGTGATGGAGGCAATGACTTCGAACCCTTGCTCCAGCATGTCGCGCGGGTCCTGGGTCTTGGACAGCGCGTCGATGAACTGCTGCAGGTAGCCGGAATACTTGTAGTCGAAATTGTACCGCTGCTGGCTCATTGCTAATTAGATGCCGCGATCTTGGTGGCATGGTGCCAGGAGGTGTGGGGTGCCCGCCCTGGTGCGCCTCTTGTCAGCCTGGTCGGCGGTTCTGACACCGCAAAACAGAAAAGGCGCGACCCCCATCTTCTGTAGGTGTCGCGCCGTGTTCACGCTCAAAAGCGCACGGCGATGCTGGCAAAGACGGTGTTCTTGGTCACTTGCTCGTCGACGCGGGTGAGGTCTTCCGAGAGTGCCCCGGTGGTCTGCTCCCACGTCCCTCGCACCCAGGCCAGGTCGAACTTGAGCTGCTTATCAAGCAAGAACCCCACACCGAACGTCACGTACTCGCGGTCGTGCGTCGACGGGGCCCCCTTGAATGGCGAGGGGATCACAGCGTACCCGGCGCGAAGCTGGGTGCCAAGCCCTGGAATGCTCAATTCGCCGCCCAAGTGCACCTGTGTGGTCGCTCGGTAGGTGCGCTGAATAGCCAAGTTGGCTTCTCCCTTGCTCCATCCCTGCACTGGCGGGTCGCTCTTGAAACGCACCTGCGACCAGTCCTGGTAGAAGACGTCGCCAGCCACGGTGAGCCAGGCTACGCTGGCAGCACCACCAAAGCCGAAGCCAAACGGCGAGGAGACGCGGTACTCGAAGGTACCGGAGCGCTGGGACACGTTTCGCCTACCGTCATCAAAGGTCTCGGTGTCCGCGTATCCCCAATCCTCCCTGCCCGTCAGCGTCAACGGTGTGCTCATAGTGGCGGCGAAGCGCAATACGCGGCCCACATGGTACAAAGCGCCCAGGCGGAAGTTCGTGCCGGTGAAGCGAGTGTCAATGTTATCGTCCTTTTCGAAAACATTGAACGTGTACAAGTCTAAGTGGTCCTTTTCCTGAAAGCTCAGCTGGTAATCATCTCTGCCGGTCCAGAAGTTGAGAGAGGCACCCAGCGAGAGGTTGGGAGACATATCCACGGCGCCGCTCAAGACCCAGTTGTTGAGCCCGCCTCCTTCCAATTCGTTCCAGCTCTGGTGCACCTGACCGTCGGGGAGCGCCAGGGTCCAAGCAAAATCAAACTGCCCGTCGAAGCTGCGCACACGGTTGTAGCCTCCCGCGAACACCAGGCTCCCCCGGTAGGTGGGCACCGGAATAACAAGACCAATGCACCCCAAGCGGGTAAAGCTCGCCTCCGACGTCATCTGATAACCAAAGGCGCTTGCCTGGTCTTTGCCCATAGCGTGCGAAAGGGTGCCAAAAAACTCCATGCGCCTGATCTGCGCCAAGCCAGCAGGGTTGTAATACGTAGCCGAATAGTCCTCGGCCACCGCCTGGTAAGCACCCCCCATGCCTCCTGCCCGCGCACTCACGCTGACCCCTTCGCCGATCTGGAAGACCGTATTCTCAAATGTCTGGGCTCCTGCCCCACCTATGACGAGGGCAAGGAGCAGAGTCGGTAGACAATACTTTTTCATCGCCTGCTCCGTTCTTTTCTGTCACGCTGGGCCTGGCCCGGGTTGGCGGCTGGCCTATCCGCGCGTGCGGCTGCGACTACTGCCAGAAGACTGTCTGCTGCCACCGGCGCCACTGCTGCCCCCGCCCGAGGAACCCGAGTGCGAGGCCGGGGGCGGCGAGTAGGTGGGCGGCGGGCTGTAACTGGGCTTCGGGGCAGATCTGACCGGCGATGAACTACCTGCACTCCGTTCGCGCACGCGCTGGGGTGGAGGATTTGTCTGCGCCGGCTTGGCGGGCGCGGTGGCCGGCGGCTCTTTC
The DNA window shown above is from candidate division KSB1 bacterium and carries:
- a CDS encoding outer membrane protein transport protein; translation: MKKYCLPTLLLALVIGGAGAQTFENTVFQIGEGVSVSARAGGMGGAYQAVAEDYSATYYNPAGLAQIRRMEFFGTLSHAMGKDQASAFGYQMTSEASFTRLGCIGLVIPVPTYRGSLVFAGGYNRVRSFDGQFDFAWTLALPDGQVHQSWNELEGGGLNNWVLSGAVDMSPNLSLGASLNFWTGRDDYQLSFQEKDHLDLYTFNVFEKDDNIDTRFTGTNFRLGALYHVGRVLRFAATMSTPLTLTGREDWGYADTETFDDGRRNVSQRSGTFEYRVSSPFGFGFGGAASVAWLTVAGDVFYQDWSQVRFKSDPPVQGWSKGEANLAIQRTYRATTQVHLGGELSIPGLGTQLRAGYAVIPSPFKGAPSTHDREYVTFGVGFLLDKQLKFDLAWVRGTWEQTTGALSEDLTRVDEQVTKNTVFASIAVRF
- a CDS encoding tryptophan-rich sensory protein; the protein is MEFSKSFFLRLVVGVGVCLLAGIVGGVFTRSAVQNWYPTLAKPVFTPPSWLFGPVWTVLYVLMGIAIAMIWHKSPGSNAATVLFLVQLVFNVLWSLFFFGLRSPAVALVDILLLWGTLLATLLAFWRILPVSGILLMPYLLWVSYAAVLNASIVYLNR
- a CDS encoding sigma-54 dependent transcriptional regulator, with translation MSQQRYNFDYKYSGYLQQFIDALSKTQDPRDMLEQGFEVIASITRYKFIVFLERRGSVLECSDGRPRPRGFRAPSTTEVGRELVQLISTQLETHPGERYVRLNQIHASPYRTLAEHPGLGSGLAVRLQSSTGNGDYGVLFFGCADERILNTFELDLIESLVNRVLELFARTRVEREIVWGESAAMAAVRDMVEKVAQSEANVLIRGESGTGKELIARLIHDRSRRRGKVFVDVNCAALPETLLESELFGHEKGSFTGAISQKIGKFELANGGTLFLDEIGDTSLAMQVKMLRVLQEGEFTRVGGNEKIKTDIRVISATNQSLEELIEKGLFRRDLFYRLNVIPIYIPPLRERPEDIPDLVEHILTRFSSRLGIRYVLTPRAIARLQAYPWVGNVRELENLLERTITLASSTVIDEKDLRLEPVAGKARGTWDFRSETRPLRQVVAEVRQAYCKAALERFHGNKSKAAAALGISRMIFNRYLQGVEGDA
- a CDS encoding response regulator, producing the protein MTKVLYAEDVEFLRQGICADLREAGFEVASCPLDRQEALRTVDAHLPDVLLLDVMSETNIHEGLAIAEQLRQHPRRREGRMKVLLLTIFRQDDEAIREALERGLADGIVTKPTTSERIVREISRVIGN
- a CDS encoding aminotransferase class V-fold PLP-dependent enzyme, translated to MLKPPSELTSLPWLSDRSKVYVNWAGAERVRADVLGVENRYRKWQHLYEDDPKACMRALRLAVAQSRNSLSAFIGCPDPAHVVFTTGSEAALKDVLFAHQIVPYGARILVTDCEFYGIYSKVAPPRYHADVARVAEKTTSQGIIDEIIGRVHEDTRLLLLSHVCYNTGVALPIADICARVKAGRPDVLVLVDGAQAVGHVPVAVQELGCDFYAGDAHKWLVGPDQTGFLYVRAPEHLQIIARDASSPFAVHPRLNQDKGSRSGAVAFALAALGDSLRPFMDRDTMARAFRYVCALAEEFRTRCVERLQGLFRVYPSPQCEGRTAIVSLVPQGFASGAAVLDRLHDDLLAEGVHCALINRVPAAYAEHLTAPPMLRFSFHVWNSEADVEAIVHKLELVARRTLMAAMARL
- a CDS encoding ATP-binding protein, with the protein product MHEDIFTARLKEQDIIDKLNDICEENTATTRCSTAVWDSDANQITERHFCHRICKYYLFNNVKIRRRFCDVDDLKYARMVIQTSRPQRYVCWSGFTCFMVPIVVYDRVVGLISIGEFLTVERPHLSERFFAVVDDFGLPRAEIEEEIRNNVPVFTEENIRGLIASTEFLAQVIADILMGEISLSFNFDLLVRRYTRLAEQDWRRFSAEELSSFLILKNIIKLQNLFLRYALRKIAEEKKIALHKTLMPYQIVLTAAENLRANRDREKSYRQIVSAIRQVEEYTLQSMRGLALGDSQWLAVTEKKQVDLRKLLRQVVQGKKPLLEHKKVAVDVRVRTGGAALWGRPDDLEFLFSTLLENAIFAVEEHTGRIRLTAARENGGVVVTCADNGCGIAPEELPKIFDQGYRGRRFARLHPSGAGLGLSLARHIVHAHGGHINVESAPGRGTTFTVVFPSYALGGASSND
- a CDS encoding DUF523 and DUF1722 domain-containing protein, producing MRMDEKPVVVVSKCLGFAPCRYNGVTIPSEFVEKLAPFVRYVPVCPEVEIGLGVPREPIRVVKHKNMLRLVQPATGLDVTEKMEHFASAFLVAQQGRVHGFILKGRSPSCGIKDTKIFAGTDNAAVSHKGSGIFGAAVLARFGHLPVEDEGRLSNFRIREHFLTHLFATARFHEVRTEGKMGRLVDYHSQHKLLLMGYSQKHLRAMGRLVANPEHKPLAQLLDEYERLLHAALARPARPSAMINVFMHALGYFSSQLGAREKAFFLDTLSQFREKRVPLSVPLALLKSWIARFGQPYLEPQAFLNPYPEALVEISDSGKGRDL